The Armatimonadota bacterium DNA window ACCGCTTCGCCAGCTTTGACGGCCCTTGTCGCCGCGCCTTCGCCGGAAAAAGTCACAAACTTTCGTCCGAGAACGACAAGCGTGAAAGTTTTGTCCTCGTTTTCCTGAACAACTGCGCGGAGGCTCGTCGAACTGACGCTTCGCTGGATCGGGATGCTCGCCCCGCGCATCATGCCGAGCACGGCATTGACTCGCTCACGACTTGGCGGGTGAGTTCGGTAGATCCCCCAATCGACTTTGCCTTGGAACCGCTCTTCGAACGCCAGCCGTTCCATGAAGGTGAGCAGACCGTTCACGTTCTGGCCACTCTTTCTCATGTATTGGAAAGCGCCATAGTCTGCCGCCTTTTCTGCCTTGACGCTCCATCCGCTCCCGATGGCCTGGTTGGTCAAATTGCCCGCAATGGCAACGCCCTGACCGGCTTCGGTGCCGGACAACAACGAGATCAAAATCAATGGAAGGGTGACGGCCTGGAGTTTGCTTTGTTCTCGCTGTAAGGTCGCCATGTGGCGGAATGAGGCGTGACTGACTTCGTGCGCCATGACGCCCGCAAGTTCGTAATCGGTCTCTGCGAACTTGACCAACCCTTCATAGAAGTAGATATAGCCACCAGGTAGTGAGAAAGCGTTGACATCGTCTCCCTTCACCACAAAGAACTGGTAGTCGAACGGATTGAGCCGCTTGTCGCCCCAACTCACGTCAACTTTGTTGGCGTTAGCGATCGCGGCAAACTCTGCTCCGATCCTCCGAACCCGGCTGATCATTTGGCTGCTGTCGCTGAATTTAAGTTCCTTTTCGACTTCTGCCGCGACTTCCTTGCCCAATTTCGAATCTTCCTCAAGCTCCCGCTTGTGCTTTTCTTCGGCGGAATTTGGGTTCGGAGTGTCTATGGTCTGGGCGGGTGTCGCCTTCTCGTCGGTAGGTTGTTGCTCTTGGAGCTTGTGAGCAATAGCCCGCACATTTGGAGGCAGATCCTTTATCCACTCGCGCTCGTGGTCAAGGCCGACGGATTCGAGCAGAGTTGGCCCTGACGCGCAGGCACCGGCTATGCCGGAAGACGCGACCGCAAATGCGACACAAATCGACCTAAACTTCATGCTCCTTCTGTTTGACGCTCCAACTGTCATTGAGTTATTCGTTTGGGACCAAAATAGGCTTATCTCGCTCGCGGTCCACGATACACACGATTTTCATCCCAGATTCTCCTGCCCGGAATTGATGGACGACATTCGGCCCCACGTGGATAAAATCCAGAACTTGGACTTGGGTCCATGCACCCTCAATGAGCACTTCACCGCTCCCTTCTAGGATCAGAACGGAATGTTCATGCTCATGGTGCTCATGGCTCGAATATCCACCCGGTGAAAACTCGAACACCCGGGTCTCGTGTTGCGCATTTAGGCTGCTGGCCAAAACGTGCTTGGCGACCCCCTGCCAGGTCCCAGGCTCGTCCTTGTAGACATCCTTCTTGACCCCATTCCACTGTGCGCCATCGAACTTCTTGATCATGCTGGGAACTCCACCATCGCCTTCAAAATCTGGTGCGATTTCATACGCTGGTAAGCCTCGGGCAGTTCGTCGATCGAGATGAAGTCGGAGACAATTTGCTCCGGCTGAAACACCCCTTTTCGCATTGCCTTGAGTGCAAGCGACGTGTCCG harbors:
- a CDS encoding M48 family metalloprotease, which codes for MKFRSICVAFAVASSGIAGACASGPTLLESVGLDHEREWIKDLPPNVRAIAHKLQEQQPTDEKATPAQTIDTPNPNSAEEKHKRELEEDSKLGKEVAAEVEKELKFSDSSQMISRVRRIGAEFAAIANANKVDVSWGDKRLNPFDYQFFVVKGDDVNAFSLPGGYIYFYEGLVKFAETDYELAGVMAHEVSHASFRHMATLQREQSKLQAVTLPLILISLLSGTEAGQGVAIAGNLTNQAIGSGWSVKAEKAADYGAFQYMRKSGQNVNGLLTFMERLAFEERFQGKVDWGIYRTHPPSRERVNAVLGMMRGASIPIQRSVSSTSLRAVVQENEDKTFTLVVLGRKFVTFSGEGAATRAVKAGEAVSDFLDQVPSMYDVEGRPSGEIVGRGNPLFKLEPQDVVGTDATMGSTVDGVLRELKKVIFDLQYRIWDN
- a CDS encoding cupin domain-containing protein gives rise to the protein MIKKFDGAQWNGVKKDVYKDEPGTWQGVAKHVLASSLNAQHETRVFEFSPGGYSSHEHHEHEHSVLILEGSGEVLIEGAWTQVQVLDFIHVGPNVVHQFRAGESGMKIVCIVDRERDKPILVPNE